The nucleotide window AGATGCCCATTTTCATCAGGTTTGTCACCACTTACCTTTAAAAATTCACCTTTATAATATAGCACTGCTGCTCAAAAAGGCCTTTCAGCCTATAACTGTAAATGTTATTGTTACTATACAGGCATGTGGCAGGATATATGCAGCCAGAAATCAAAATTTGTCTGCTTTGGATAGTTACATGAAGGATATAGTGGAACCATACCACGCTTTTATCTTCATCAATAAAAAGTTATTTCAGTTGGCAGGCGATGAAGCTTTGTCGTTTCGTTCTACAGTAATATCTTGTTTCGCCGAGCTAGTCAATCTAAGCAGGTGAGATTGCTGATTAATGTTTTAACTAGCATATATATATTCTCCCCCTTCAGTTTTTTGCTTGCTGGTTTGTCTTTTACTGAATATGCTCAATTTCTCTCCTGTCACTTCATTTTTTAGGGAGTGCGCATTTGTCTTGTTCCTTGATCATTTTCAAAATCAGATCCAGCAAATATTGTCAATGCTTCCTTCTCACAGCCGCAGCCACTTTCTTTTCTTGAAAACTGCAATGGAAGTAGACTTGTCAGGCAAACTTGACGTCAGCGCACTAACTGGCAATGAAATTGTTGAACGCCTGTACTTCTCTGGTGAACTCGAAGATTATCTGCAGAGATTATCAAATTTCCCAAAGTTTGACTGCAATCTTGTTTCTATGATTGATGAGTTATTTGAACCTTATCTGAAGGTATGCTTATCGAGATATTCAACATTACTATATTTGATATGGAGCCTTTTAAGCATAATGATATACCTTTGGGTGGAGCCTTTAGCCATCAGTGTAGACTGTAGTAGAGCCTTTGACTGCTATACCACTATATTGGCACAAAAAGTTGCACTGAGAGAACAATCTATCGGCAAATGGTAGCGCAGTGATTTGCCATAAGCGTTATATAGAATCAAGAGGCAGTATGTGCTTTGCAAATATGACACCAGCATCAGCTGCTTTTTACTTTTTGGAGCTTTGCAATTCGATTTTATTATATTTTAAACTGCTGTTCATGAAATGAATACTTTTCAGTTTCTTTATTCGACAATTTTGTGAAGAGATGCATTATTGATTTTACTAATAATAGTGAATAACCTAAAACTCGGAAGTAACGTTATGTAATTTGTTAGGTTGAAGTATTTTAGTGGCAGCACATGTTATGTGAGATCATCATCCTTTTTTGTTAATCAAATAcacttttgttgcacagcttctGTGTCAGTATGAACCAAGGTCGGTCCTGAAGTTTCTGGAGACTTTTGATAGCTACAGATTGGTAGGGTGTTTGCAGTTATGTCTAGATTATGGAGTTACAGATGCTGCTGCATTTCTGCAAGAGAGGGCTGGTGATGCTCAGAGTGCACTGGCACTTGTTCTAGCTGGACTAGATGAGAAAACTAGCCAGTTTATCACTTCAGTGGAGAATACGTTTTCTCAGAGGGTTAATTGGATCTATGCCACTACAATTTTCGTAAGTTGGAAATATGCCATTACAAAAGCTCAAGTTGGAAATATGCCACTACAACTTCCCCGTACATCTATCTATGCCATTTTCTCAACTTAAACCAATAACGGTTCAAATAATACATGTATTCTGGTTTGTATTGACGTATTTACCATACTACCCCTGTTTCCAACTTTCATCAGCACGTTTGGGACTTCCGGGCGccaaaaagttcaaataattcaaattttggcAAAAAATTGAACTTCTCAGAAAAATCTGAAAAAATTACAGAAAATCATGAACAATATTATGAGCCTACTGTTCAAATCTGAGCCATTTCTGTGCACATATGGGTCCTTAAACTGACATGCAAATAATCTGGCCAGAAACTTCAACAGCATTTCTGCTCAGTTTAATACAAATTAACAAGCACAATTCATATCGATTCATAAACAGGTTCACAAGCAAGATTTAATTGAGTAAATAGGTTCACAAGCACGATTTAGTAGAGTAAATAGGTTCACATAAACAGGTTCACAAGCACGACTTAATTTCGGCAGCCGCTAGCCACCAAGCCAATAAAGAAGGCTTCTTTTTGCACCATTTGTAGGCTGCCCTtctggaggtggaggtggaggtggaggtaTAACCGGCGCAAATGGAACATTCTTCTTGACTTTCTTCCCTTTAGATGTCTTCTTCTTGGCTTTCTCTTGTGATGCAACTTTCTTCACGGGGGTCTTCTTTTTGGTTTTCTGTTGTGTTGTAGCTTTCTTCACAGGAGTCTTTTTCTTGGTCTTCTCTTCTACCGCAGCTATCTTCACAGGTGTCTTCTTCTTGGCTGGTGCATTGACCTTTTCaggtgccttcggcttctgtggaGTTGTTCTGGCCCTTTTCCTGCATTGACAACATGTGTTTTAGATTGAGTAATCATAGATTAAGACAAGTGCAGTAATTTACCTTATAAGATTAATAAGGACTTCATCATCTGTTGCATCACCATCTGTTGTAGCCGTTGTTTCACCACATTTCTTCCTGCGGTACAAACAAGAGAAATCAGTTTTGTGATAGATTAGTCATGAAAACAAATTCAGAAAATACTTATGCTGTAGCAGATGTTGCATTACCTTTTGTTTGTAGGTGTAGATGGATCCTCTATAGGTATATCATCATCTACCGCCATATATTCAGGATTAGGAACCTTGCATGTCTTCTGCATGTGCCCAGGTTCACCACACCTCTTACACTTGACTATTTTCCTTCCAGGCTCTAGCCATCCTCTAATTCTCTGAACTCGTGGCCTACCAGCCACTGTTTGCTGCAAAGGAGGGTGGACCTTGACACCCAAATCCACTTGGATCCACTGTGACTTATCTGTCATGGAAGGGATATTCCCAGCACACGCTGCCTTGAACTTATCCACAGAATAGTAATCATCCACATATGTTTGAATCTCAGCACCATTGATGCTACAAATGAAGGccagtgcatgcatgcatggctTTCCTGAAACTTGCCAAACTCTACAAGTACATGTTCTATCTTTCAAGTTGACAATGTGTCTTTTGATAAATTTGAGATCCAACAACGTGACTTCTGCCTCATGTTCAATGGTCCAAAGAATCTTGTTTCGACCAATGGTTTTGCTGAGAGCATTTAGCTGCTTAATGACATGAGGAAGAATCCTACCCTTTAGCTGCTTACTTACTTGTCCTCTAATATAGAACTTCTCTGTGATGATCTCCCTAATTTTGTCAAAAAGGTTCAGGACATTGAGCCCTTTGAAgtcttttatttgcttgttgaaACTCTCGGATATGTTGTTTGTCAAATAATCAACCTTACTGGCCTCTCCAAAACCACATCTATACCACAACCTATTGTGATGAATATCTAGATATTCAATAGCCGCTGGATTTGCATCCTGGATTTTCTTCATATGATGCATAAACTTTCGATGTGAGAAAGGCCGTGCAACTGGATAAAGATTATATGTGTACACTTTACCATGGAATTTCTTCATAAAATTTGCATACAAGTGCCTCATGCACTCTCGGTTTTCACAATTAGGAAAGACAAGGTCAATGGCAGTCTCTAATCCTTTGCATGCATCACTAGAAATAACAAGACCAGGTGGGGAACCTATAGCTCTATGCAATTGTTTCATGAACCATTTCCAGTTTTCACCGGTTTCAGAATCAAACACAGCAAATGCTACATAATATAGCCAGTTGTGCCCATCTACAGCAGTTGCTGATGCTAACTGGCCCTTAAACTTGCCATAAAGTGCTGTTGAGTCCACACCAACATAAGGCCTACAACCAGCTAAGAAACCATCGATGCAAGGCTTGAATGCAACAAACATTATGTTAAAATGGTATTTATCTCCATTTTTTAGGAGCTCTATCTCTACAATACTCCCTGGGCATTTATGTTCTATCTCAGCTTTCCAGTTAAAAAGCAATGGAAAACAATTTTCATAACTACCATGGATTTGATCAAGGGCTACCTTCATACCGTACCAAGCCTTGTTGTATTTCAGCTTGATGTTGAACTCATCTTCCAACTTCCCTTTGGCGTCTTTTGCACCAACACCAGGATTTTTCTTCACCCAATCCCCAATCTTATCTGCAATCCATCCTTGTGAAGCCATTTTGCAAATTGATAATTTTGTAGTTGGACAGTTGTGCTCAAATGGAAGCGTTTTTATCTACAAAAATCACAAGGACTACATAAATGAGATGCAACAAAAAATAACTACATAAGATAAATAATAGCATTAGACAACCCATACCATGACTGTTCTACCATCTTGCAATGTGGATGCATGTATGCGCCATGGACATGGCCCATGTGCACCTCAGCAATGAACCTAGTTTTGTCCGTTTTGATTTTAGCCAACTTAAACCCAACTAAAATAGCACGTTGCCTTATAGCTTTTCTGAAAGTCACAATGTCAGGAAAGAGAGCCCCAACCCTGATGTCTGGGTTCTCAATGTCATGCACCACAGTATAGCCTGCAGGATCAATATCAACCACTTCTTCCTCCTCGTGGTGCACAAATACATCAGCGCCATCATCCTCTTTCTTATGAATGTTGCTGCCCTGCTCAACAGATGCTGTTGGGACAAGGGCAAATGGCTCAACAATATACATGTACTCATCATCTACCCCTACGTACTCCTCAACCATGTCAAATGGGTCAGTTTCTACATTCTGGGCAGATGGCTCTACTTGTGCAGATTGCTTTAATGGTGTGTTTGCATGAGATGGTAAAGGACAATCTTGCGTATCCATCAGCAGCACATCATTGTCAGAAATAGTTGCTTCAGGCACATGAACAACATTGTCAACGACGGGTACAGGAGTTTCAGAATCAGAGTTATCAAGCACAACAACAGCCAATGTAAGCTTCTTCTCTGCTCTGTACATGTCAAACATCACATGAAGTTGATCCTTATGAGTTAGTCTAACATCTTGCGCCATTATCATGTCAAAATACCACACAGTAACACTCTGATTCCTGCCAACTCTCAGCTCAGCACCTAAGCCATCCATTAGCACATCAATTGTGAAATCCTCCGAGTCTACGTTCCATCTAATTGTTTTCCCTTTCACATATGATTTCCTACTGCTCAGTTCCTTCAATAGAAACCCTTGAAGAACTAGGTCTAAGCTAAAAATATTCGTTGGCTCCAACCTACAAGTTTCAGGTAAAAATAGCACAGGTAAAAGGCTATTTCAATTAACATCTATGGAAAAAATTCAATCAATAAGAGAAGGTGTTGGGGCATGAGGTTCAGGCGTGACGTTGGGGCTCGGGAACTCACTCGTACGGCGACTTGGGGGTTGGCGACTCCATGGATGTTTCAGCAGCCGCAGCAGCGCGAGCCAACAGCCGGGAGCCTGCTCCCCTCCGCCGTGGGCCACTGCCGTGCCGCGCAGCTCCAGTCGCCGCAGGCCGCGGCGCCCGCCTCCCGCCGCCTTGGGCCCCGCCACGTCGCGCCCAGCGGCGCGAGCGAGCGAACAACCGTGAGCCGCGGCGCCCGCCTCCCGCCGCCTTGGGCCCCGCCGCGTCGCCCGCGCCTCCAGCCGCCGTCGCCCGTGCCTCCAGCCGCCGCTCGCTAGGGTTGCTGTGCGTGAGTCGGGGTGGAGATTGGATAAGATGTGTGTGTGCTAGCTGAGGGGGTGTGTCAATTGGATACGTATGGATGTGGGGCCCTATGGATGTATATCCGCACGTATATGGGAAGTATATGGCTGAGTATTGGAGAAAATGGCATAGATAGATGTACGGGGAAGTTGTAGTGGCATATTTCCAACTTGAGCTTTAGTAATGGCATATTTCCAACTCACGAAAATTGTAGTGGCATAGATCCAATTAACCCTTTCTCAGATATCCTCAGAGGGTAGCTCTGAAATTGAGCAACCAGCCATTGTTCTAAAAACGAATGAGGTTCTTTTTCTCGTACCTATTGAAATACTAACCAAGATTTGTATCATCTATTGCATAATTGGTAACATGTTTGATATTCTATTAAGGCCCATCCGGTGCTTGATGCGTTACGTTCCTCCATTGGATTGTGCCAAAGGAATTCACAGTACTCAGACCTAGAGAAGTCTCAATGCTTGATTCGTAAGTTCTGCTAAGATATACATATACACTTTCTTACAAGGGGGGACATCTCTCACTGCACTGTATTGGCACTTTGTCCTATTATTTGGATCTATAACTAGAATTTTGATAGTCATTGCTGATTTCTGTTAGTAGTGATTTGTTATTTAGCAGATGTGATATTGTTCTCTTCACTAGTAATACAGCATGGGCATGCTTTGCAAATATATGTACGGTTCAACACCTAAAGGTACCATCTCTATTGCTCATTGGGTGGGGTCCTTGACTCCTTGTAAGAGGCCACAGGAGCTGGGCGGGGACAAATGAGAATATAACATAGGATCAGTTAAACCTTACTCAACTGATGATTAACTCTCCCGGAACTCTTCTAACTAATGCAGTTATGACGTAGTTTGCAGTGGTTCAGTTTGATATTTGTGAGTCTGATCGCATGGATGATTAAGAACATTTGGATCCCACCCAACTTGTACCTTATATAGTTCTATGGATTGTTGCTAGGGATATGATCCTAAAATGTGCTGGCTGCTGATCTTATGCCATTTTGGGAACTAATAGTGTTCAATTGTCTCAAGGGAGGCTTATTGTCAAATACTACTAAAAGATGATTACTTGTATAAGATCAGATCCAAGTATGGAGGTTAAATTTAAAACCACATAGGTGGGGGGTTGATGATGATGCAAATCTGTGTTGACCACTCTCCCTAAGACTAATCTATCACAGGCAACAGTCGTTGCTTGTTCTTGAAGAAAAGAGACTAATCTATCTGTGAATGAAACTGTAGCAATATCGCAATCgatgcctttcttcatggttgAGATTTTAGACACAGGAATCCAGCGGGCAAAGGCAATTCTTGAAATATTATGCCATGATAAATTAATCCATTAGATTTATGACATGCTATCTAGAAATCTGTGATCAACATATAGGCTATAGCTCTCAAGTAGTGTAAAGTATTTTTCATACTTTTAGCTTGCTGAGATCTATCAGTGATCAACATATAGGCTATAGCGTCAAGTAATGCCGTTATGTTGTTGATGCAGTTTCTCAGAACCACTGAAAAAGTTGTATGGAAGCAAGGATGTAAATGGAAAACGTTGTTGGTCTGAGCGGGAGGAAACAACAAACGGACATCGAACAGGCAAAGGATTCTCACAACAGATGGGGATTTCAGCTTATCAAAGGTGTTCGAATACTCTGCGGAGAGTATTCTCACAATTCGTTGGAGAGATAATCGAGGCAATGGCTGGGTATATACCCCTACCAGCAATTATGTCAAAGCTTTTATCCGACAATGGGTGTCAAGAATTTGGTGATTTTAAACTTGTCATAGATAGAATGCTGTCTATGTATCTTCATCAAAAAAGAATACTGGTACATATTGAATTTCGTCCCTTTGCCATTTACTTCATAAGTATATCGCAGACGAAATTCGATGAGAACATCACATTTTTGGTTATTTTCTTCTGTATTTTTTCTAATAGTAAAAATCAAGCTCCTCTGATACCTCGCTTGTTTGCAGGAAACAGCTAAGTCAGTTATCGAGGATGATTCGTTCTATACCTTGAGCTCATTAAAGAGAGGGGTTTGCCATGGATTTGCTCCACATACTTTTGTCTGTTGTGTATGCAACTTCTCACTTTCCAAAGAAGGTGCTGTTTCAGCAGTTCGAGTGTTCAGTTGTGGACATGCAACGCATCTTCACTGTGAGTGTGAACAAAGCAAATCATCCAGTAAGGATTTTCAAGACGGATGTCCAGTTTGTCTCTCAGCAAGTGACACACAAGCCCGGAACAGATCACCTATAATATCTGAGAATGGGCTAAACAGGCACTCCATGGTTGAAAATGAAGTACCATATGGCGTCCATCGTAATCACGAGACAGATCATGTTGAGAGATCTCGCAGGCTTCAGCAGATGTCACGGGTAGGAATATTTTGAGATATTTTTTTCTGCTAGTGTAATAAATTTCTCTGTTGTGACTAGGTGCTTGCCAAAAACTTGACTAGTCTGACATTCGAAAGCCCTCATCCAATTATAAATTGCGCTATCTCTTGTATTGAATATGATATTATATCCCTGTTTTAGTCCTCTAAGATGTTATTATGGGACAGGGAGTAGATATTGGGATAATATCATACGGAAACCAACATTCGGTGAAAACTTCGTGgaaaccatattttaaagttttgaaaaattctgaaaaaaatatGGGATGTTAGGAAGGTGATGTTTTATTGCCACTCAAAATTTCAAATTGAAACACATTGCGAGATGTGAGCTGTGTATTGGTTATGCTATTAATCTCTTGTATAGGGTCTTTGTTACTTATTTGCCTACGTATGTGCATGTATTATATTGGCCTTTGATCAGTGATATATATCTCAGTTAGTTCCTAGTTTCTCAATGATGATAAAATGGATATGGCCTATACTCTGTATTTCTATAGTACGTAGTTGTAAAAGTTTTTGCCATGATATTTCCTTTTGCAGTTTGAAATACTGAAAAATCTCCAGAAAGCTCAGAAGTCTTCATATTTAAACTGTACCTCCGTTTGAACTTTCTCCGCCAGCCATATATCATGAGAAGGTACATAAGAGAGAGTTTGGTAGGACAATCCAGCAGATATTAAGTTCGAAGTGAAAAACCACATATGGCACATGAGGGAGCCCGAAAATCAAAAAGGAGAAGAAGTTGAGTGGGAGAATCCATCAGACATTTGGCTAGAAGTGAAAAACCACGGAAAATATGGCACACGAAGGAGCAGAACCAAAGAAATCAGGGGATTGGCTTCCGCCAGAGTTGAGCATAATCGGTAACTCTCTAATTTTCTCGGTCAACTGAATAAACAAGAGCATCATAATATTGATCTAATCTTGGACTCTTATGTCCTTTTAAAATCTTATATGCAGGTTCTGACAAGAATCAAGTGCGGTAGACTATGCAATGGTGAAAAGGTGCAAACACCTGAGAAATCTGCTTTGTCCATTCGTGCAATGACCTCAAAGGTCGGCTGCTGCTCCGACTGCTAGAGTGAGGAAAATGAAGTGGGATGTAATTCGTGATAAAGGAGGGAACTGCATGCAATGAAGTTCTTGATATGGTTCAAGATGTACTATCAGTAGAGGCTACGGCTGTGAAATATGGCTTCCTCCTAGCTCAATCCTTGGTATCATA belongs to Triticum urartu cultivar G1812 chromosome 7, Tu2.1, whole genome shotgun sequence and includes:
- the LOC125520087 gene encoding uncharacterized protein LOC125520087 isoform X1; this encodes MIKTLPFEHNCPTTKLSICKMASQGWIADKIGDWVKKNPGVGAKDAKGKLEDEFNIKLKYNKAWYGMKVALDQIHGSYENCFPLLFNWKAEIEHKCPGSIVEIELLKNGDKYHFNIMFVAFKPCIDGFLAGCRPYVGVDSTALYGKFKGQLASATAVDGHNWLYYVAFAVFDSETGENWKWFMKQLHRAIGSPPGLVISSDACKGLETAIDLVFPNCENRECMRHLYANFMKKFHGKVYTYNLYPVARPFSHRKFMHHMKKIQDANPAAIEYLDIHHNRLWYRCGFGEASKVDYLTNNISESFNKQIKDFKGLNVLNLFDKIREIITEKFYIRGQVSKQLKGRILPHVIKQLNALSKTIGRNKILWTIEHEAEVTLLDLKFIKRHIVNLKDRTCTCRVWQVSGKPCMHALAFICSINGAEIQTYVDDYYSVDKFKAACAGNIPSMTDKSQWIQVDLGVKVHPPLQQTVAGRPRVQRIRGWLEPGRKIVKCKRCGEPGHMQKTCKVPNPEYMAVDDDIPIEDPSTPTNKRKKCGETTATTDGDATDDEVLINLIRKRARTTPQKPKAPEKVNAPAKKKTPVKIAAVEEKTKKKTPVKKATTQQKTKKKTPVKKVASQEKAKKKTSKGKKVKKNVPFAPVIPPPPPPPPEGQPTNGAKRSLLYWLGG
- the LOC125520087 gene encoding uncharacterized protein LOC125520087 isoform X2, which produces MASQGWIADKIGDWVKKNPGVGAKDAKGKLEDEFNIKLKYNKAWYGMKVALDQIHGSYENCFPLLFNWKAEIEHKCPGSIVEIELLKNGDKYHFNIMFVAFKPCIDGFLAGCRPYVGVDSTALYGKFKGQLASATAVDGHNWLYYVAFAVFDSETGENWKWFMKQLHRAIGSPPGLVISSDACKGLETAIDLVFPNCENRECMRHLYANFMKKFHGKVYTYNLYPVARPFSHRKFMHHMKKIQDANPAAIEYLDIHHNRLWYRCGFGEASKVDYLTNNISESFNKQIKDFKGLNVLNLFDKIREIITEKFYIRGQVSKQLKGRILPHVIKQLNALSKTIGRNKILWTIEHEAEVTLLDLKFIKRHIVNLKDRTCTCRVWQVSGKPCMHALAFICSINGAEIQTYVDDYYSVDKFKAACAGNIPSMTDKSQWIQVDLGVKVHPPLQQTVAGRPRVQRIRGWLEPGRKIVKCKRCGEPGHMQKTCKVPNPEYMAVDDDIPIEDPSTPTNKRKKCGETTATTDGDATDDEVLINLIRKRARTTPQKPKAPEKVNAPAKKKTPVKIAAVEEKTKKKTPVKKATTQQKTKKKTPVKKVASQEKAKKKTSKGKKVKKNVPFAPVIPPPPPPPPEGQPTNGAKRSLLYWLGG
- the LOC125519305 gene encoding uncharacterized protein LOC125519305, with translation CSFSEPLKKLYGSKDVNGKRCWSEREETTNGHRTGKGFSQQMGISAYQRCSNTLRRVFSQFVGEIIEAMAGYIPLPAIMSKLLSDNGCQEFGDFKLVIDRMLSMYLHQKRILETAKSVIEDDSFYTLSSLKRGVCHGFAPHTFVCCVCNFSLSKEGAVSAVRVFSCGHATHLHCECEQSKSSSKDFQDGCPVCLSASDTQARNRSPIISENGLNRHSMVENEVPYGVHRNHETDHVERSRRLQQMSRVLTRIKCGRLCNGEKVQTPEKSALSIRAMTSKVGCCSDC